In Balaenoptera ricei isolate mBalRic1 chromosome 7, mBalRic1.hap2, whole genome shotgun sequence, a single window of DNA contains:
- the LOC132368670 gene encoding 10 kDa heat shock protein, mitochondrial-like: MAGQAFRKFLPLFDRVLVERSAPEVVTKGGIMLPEKSQGKVSQAMVVAVGSGSKGKGGEIQPVSVKVGDKVLLPEYGGTKVVLDDKDYFLFRDGDILGKYVD, from the coding sequence ATGGCAGGACAGGCATTTAGAAAGTTTCTTCCCCTCTTTGACCGAGTATTAGTTGAAAGAAGTGCACCCGAAGTTGTAACCAAAGGAGGCATTATGCTTCCAGAAAAATCGCAAGGAAAAGTATCGCAAGCAATGGTAGTAGCTGTTGGATCAGGCTCTAAAGGAAAGGGTGGAGAGATTCAACCAGTTAGTGTGAAAGTTGGAGATAAAGTTCTTCTCCCAGAATATGGAGGCACCAAAGTAGTTCTAGATGACAAGGATTATTTCTTATTTAGAGATGGTGACATTCTTGGAAAATATGTCGACTAA